A window of Bactrocera dorsalis isolate Fly_Bdor chromosome 4, ASM2337382v1, whole genome shotgun sequence genomic DNA:
agctgcagaactcaacagagaaggtaccatcttctataagagtgtacaactgctggcgtatgccgatgatattgatatcataggcctcaacacccgcgccgttagttctgctttctccagactggacaaggaagcaaaagaaatgggtctggcagtgaacgagggcaagacgaaatatctcctgtcatcaaacaaacagtcgtcgcactcgcgacttggcactcacgtcactgttgacagtcataactttgaagttgtagataatttcgtctatcttggaaccagcgtaaacaccaccaacaacgtcagcctagaaatccaacgcaggataactcttgccaacaggtgctacttcggactaagtaggcaattgagaagcaaagtcctctctcgacaaacaaaaaccaaactctataagtcactcataattcccgtcctgctatatggtgcagaggcctggacgatgtcaacaacagatgagtcgacgttgcgagttttcgagagaaaagttctgcgaaagatttatggtcctttgcgcgttggccacggcgaataccgcattcgatggaacgatgagctgtacgagatatacgacgacattgacatagttcagcgaattaaaagacagcggctacgctggctaggtcatgttgtccggatggacgaaaacactccagctctgaaagtattcgacgcagtacccgccgcgggaagcagaggaagaggaagacctccactccggtggaaggaccaagtggagaaggacctggcctcgcttggaatatccaattggcgccacgtagcgaaaagaagaaacgactggcgcgctgttgttgactcggctataatcgcataagcggtgtctacgccaattaagaagaagaagaagatattatatatatatgtatataattgcatAGGCCCCGATTTTCTGGTTGATTCTTGCTAGTtgctagagtataaaatgttcggttgcacccgaacttagccctttcttatttgttttatattataattataacggTTAACCCAAGTAAAggcacttttttcaatagcacgtgagtcgtgtcaagctgtcatgttatttttgctcaatattgtttggcattccATCATGGAAAAACTTACTCCtgacaacgtttacaaatcgttcaactttatcaCGAAAACCCATGTACTGTTTCCCGCGCTCCGCTCAAATTATGGTCAACATAGTCGGCTTATTTAGCAAACTATTCGCAACATGAGACCCAGCATTAATTATTgggaccgaatagaccacgtgaagaaaatatagcaaccgtagctgaaagtgtacacgaagatcgtGGATAGTTGATTTGGTgctgttcgcagcaactcggactaacgtatggaacgacttggcgcatttaaCGTAGAGATCTGAAATtcaaagtataaaaatacagcttgtaTATTAACTGAAGCctttcgaccttcccaagcaacatcgcttcgctctatggacttttgaaaatttccaagaagatccgacgttttctagtcaaattttgttcagcgacgaggcccatttttggcttaatatgtatgcaaacaagcaaaattacggcatttgggacgaaaatcaacttgaagatattcaagagcttccattttatccagaaaatgCAAGGGTTGGTATGGTTTGTTGGCCGGTAGAATCATCGTtcgatatttcttcaaaaattatgccggtgagaGCATAACCgttaatggcgaccgttatcccgccatgataaccgactgttTGATACCTAAAATGAAAGTTCgcgatctcggcgatatttggtttcaacatgaCGGGGCCATTTTTTACAAAtctcagtgagcagataatttgtTTGTGCCGATCAATTGGCTaacaagatcgtgtgatattaaACCGTTAGACGTTTTTCTGTGGggatcgaaaattggactcaacggatggactatctAAGAGATAACCACGCCCACCATTTTCTTTTGCCAAGGAATTTTCTTCTGAATGGTAATAAACATTcccaattaaatttgtagtttctgtatttttactttcaaaagGAGAATGAATGACCCCTTAATATAACCTACGTAAGAAAGAACTAAATTAAGGTAgaagtgaaaaatgtattttctcgCAATTTGTGAGCCTCGAAGGCGATAAAATATTCTCAGGTGTTGACAAAACCTTTTATGATACAAGTAatccaacaataaaaaatattttactctcGTATTTTTCAATGATCAACACTTATTGTTGTATTGAAGGTCATTGACTTAGTTATGCTCATTActttattttgcttcatatctgggatatttggtaTTAAAATCATCTTGAAATGAGAGATACCTATGTGATATAAAGTCatcatctatataaataaaaatgaattgttgTGCGTTAGTCTGATTAAAACTCGAGAACGGCTGGGCCGATTGAgctgattttggttttaaaatgtttgttttagtCCAGGGTAGAACGGtgagcaaaaaaggaaaaatttgcgaGTCAGATAGAGTAAGGCGACAATTCCATTTTCCCATATAAAAGTTGACCAAACTGTAtatacgctcataactttcatacgactgaaccaaatttgataattatttttttttaatgttcgctgaggttcaaggatggtttttacggagAAAAACATTCAAATAATCGCCAGAAAACCActaaaaacagcatttttctttttctcatagaaacgaatgaatgtttgttcgttagtaacccTAAGAGAatggctgaaccaatattgatgaaatttgcagaggttgttcgttgtggatcaaggaaggtttagaaataaaaaaacctgtatgcttttcgtgaaaagtcggaaaattggataattccagaATGTAACctttttccatacattttttttaaatttttgttttgttttgtttttcaatattttgatttgtaaattatttaaatcgttcaatttcggtcgcttacttttttattccggaaaaattattgaaaattattcagtgaaaactttacgtgtgtttcacacaaagaggtcaattgtaGATTGAAATCTGTAACGAAGCCAtcaagaggtcgccctaatatcggtcatcaaagtatggcagcccaaggcaaggcaagccaagaagtactcccaagatgcgatgacatacgtgcggaattatggatcgcggtaaatcagcaagcgatcgtcacgatgccacagcacgacttttcaaacaacaattacaatCCTTTTCGGTTTCTACATCTGACAATAAATGTGcaaaacactatccacgtgcttttctttagGAAGCACAAACTGGAAATAATAGATATCCACTCTAtgggcgtcgctcaccagacgacaatggtgGAACATTCAGCTTTCATTTTagaggagtgaatatcgaagttgacaacacatggatcgtactatattcaccactattgtctaattcaaattcaaaactcatatcaatgttgagtattgcagtttggtgaaatcgataaaatacgtttgtaagtacgtcaccaaaggaagcaatatggcaataaagcgctttgttgtttgtttacttttgcaattcatgaacgttttccgactgttgtgcgtctcgcagttaatttggagattggccaaagagtgtatttcatcccagagaatacagtatagcaaGTGGaatcatcgccagcaacaaaattaacattgacgagttttttctcagctttcatcagtgatccgtttgtgagaacattgctctattcggaaataccttgatattaagggtattcagaccgaagcctgttaCTTTGGTAATTCATTAGTtaatacttcgttaaaaggctcaactgtgaacatactttttgttcTACCTTGGtaatatggtaaattttattctgaaacagctgattcaattttattaaagagtaaaaatgcctcagcaaagtgcaaaatcaaaaaatatcaggcttttaattgaaaattctgtggagcagatcaaatttattactggtaagtactttaaattgatgtacagaggaacaggagaacagctgatgtgatcttaccgagtaacgaaacaattatcaagcttgccagatggatagttcgttactcggtagagcgatagtctgttaattttacaaaaacaaaacacatgtaaaaaactaccgaacAACGACTgacgaattaacaaggctgggctgaatacccctattatacatggaatgcatcgtcgaagaaatagtaacgcagaaagcaaggccaaccagtagattgacatccaggtgtcttatcaactaatgcattaagacgaatttacacaatccacccgaaaaacgacgaattacaattgctggaacacgttaatcgcTGGAATGAAAATGGAGTTCGCttatttttcgatataaacatcgacattgccaaagacattttacatcgtcttcgctaaaaattggaaatggtacaatttcggttgatacttgcggtatcaattccatcttctcTTTATCAGTTCACGAAAGATgtactcatcacaaatgttcggacattggccaaattatcgtaactacgattccttaagggcacgcgcaatgttagctgccaaaaataccgatattgatgacttaaactagaagattcaaagtcaaattccgagagacttgcgctcatacaaatcgatcgttcgtcttgacaatgaagacgacgccgtgaattatccagtggtatttctaaattctttggacaggcttggtataccaccgcatcatttgcgtctcaaagaagaatctgtcgttattatgtctCGCAATATTCATGCGCCGAATGTGtgcaatggaacccgactgattgtgattcTATTCTATtgtgcttgattctacgaattcctttgaggtATAACGATTTCTCatttaagttcaaacgtattccgtttccagtgaaaattgcatttgagatgtcaatcaacaggacctaaagatagtcgcatagtttggaaatgctatgtttttcacacggccatgGCGTGCTCACgtgttggaaaaccatcttttctgtacaccggaacagaaaccgaaaaatgttgtttataaagctgagttacattgaaaaaaaaaacaaaaaaaaatgaaatgataaatttaaatttcttttcatttcaaaatacataatttaacgCAGGACAACGGGTGCGGTGTCAGCTAGTATGTGactaaatttaacatatttggTATATGAGGAAAACATCGAAAAGAGATCATTTTATTAGGGACAACAGTCTTATACCGTGATCTACCCAGACTTCATTCATAATCACAGCTAAACCACATTATGTTTACGAAGGCGTTGAAATATCACATTTATTAATCAATATAAACGACATAAAGGAAATTATTATATCAGGTGTATTTGGGCTAGGAGAAATCTGGACTGATTGCATTAAATTCTACCCCTTATATTGGGTAAATGGGGGCTAAGGGCAGCATTTACCCGATTTAATCCATCTTTGGTACTCgtattacaatttattattactCGGAAAACAAATTCTGTGAGTTTCAATAAGAAACTTCTCATTGTCCGTTGTACGGTATAAAGACTCTTTTAGATCTGCAacagatttaccgatattttcagtaaaaattagCCATTGTCACTAAGGACCACATATTCGATATTTGGGGCCTAGAACAGCTTTTGATCAAGTTTGACCAATATTAGACTAGAGATAGCATATGTGCATGATATTTGTATAACTTTATATAAGGTAAAGGGAAAGAATcacatgaaatttaaattttgttatatagaAAGCGCAGTTGTGtgccgatttcgcccattttcacataTGTGATATACTTGTACATGATATAGGAATATAAGGGTAATGATATGTACCGAATTAGGTTTAAATTGATTAACTAGTTCCTCAAATATGAGATATCACCTAAAGGCAGGCGGCGCCACGCTCATTGTCCTATTTTGAAACCCATCTTGGgtgtaatatttattatttccgaCGCATTTATGTAGTGAGTTATCACCGCTATATGAGGAGAGAGCtaagttttcactttttttacaCTCTcgatttactaaaaatattcgTCTTGAACGAATCTGGTCAATCTAGCTTTATGGGCTTAGGAGGCTTGTATATAAAACCTATAAAAGGTGGGTCACGCGCAcgttttcaaaactttcaaataatGTTCCGATTACGATCATCTACAATCGTCGATTCGTCGATATCCCAATAAGATGTACGAATATATGGATAAACCTGAGACATAGAAATTCGCCCAAAGGTTGGCGGTGCAAGGTTCATTATAAAGCTTATGAAGCCTTTAAGCTGGATCTTACATATGAAAATGTGTTTTATAGGGAGTAATTGTAAAACTATTTCCTGAGATATGTAGCTTTCCATAAAAGTGGGCGGCTCCATACCAATGATGCGCgtggttgttattttttattccgCCGTTTTTACTTTTAATGTATATAAGGAGAAGCTAGAAGCACTTTTTCTCAGAAAGTTTGGTGGACATAGATTTAGTggttttgaatatatgtatgtccgaAATCTGTTATAGGAAAGAACTTATCTTCTCCAAGCAACTCATATTAGACACAGGTAGAGAAACATATTAGTGAAATCAATTCTTGGTTAACTTGAAATCGATTCTGAACATTAagaaaattgaatataaatattactataacACACCCTTAGGCAATGTGTCGAAAGAGTCTAAAGTGGATTgtgtaacaaacaaaaatatgaaagctCAGTCTTAACAAATAGAAGTATCATTGCAAGCATGTTTGCAAGCCAAATAATTATTTCCTTTCAATCTTGTTCATAgtattttttgaatgaaaaaagtgTGCATCTACTACCCCTGACTTATTgtgtcaaaaataattaaattttattttcagccGTTGAATgaataaatctaaaatattcaataatccAAACATTTCTAAaggtacataattttatttcaaggaATTTGccactttattttaaaaaatgcttaatCTTCATCAATTAGGAAGCATTTAATAAGATAATGCAGTCTTCACAGCATCCACTTGAACGGCTTGCGAGTCGATTTGGTGTACGCTTAACAATGTGTCGTCAAACTCATAGCGATCAAGTGATGGAACGCATTGGGAAGCGTGAAATTGTCGGCTATGGCTGGAATGGCTCGCCTTGCTATCATGACCGCTTAGATTATCCGATGCCAGCAATACGTTTCCGAGAACCTGACCCTGAGATATGTGCGTTGCGCGAGAAAGAAACCGGCGATTGGCGGAAGTTGTCCATAGACGAGAAGAAGCAACTTTATCGTTACAGCTTCCGTAAAACATTTGCCGAAATGAAAGCTCCTACTTCCGATTGGAAGTTTTCTCTAGGCGCAGCTTTGATTGCAGTTTCGATTGGTATATGGCTATCACAATCTTATGCTCATGGCATTTATCCAGAATATCCTGAAACATTCGATGAAAAACGTCGTAGTGCACAATTAAAGAGAATGATTGCGCTGGAGGTTAATCCCGTTACTGGATTAGCTTCCAAATGGGATTACGAAAAGGACCGCTGGAAgtaaattgttttaataaaagtgTACTTTAAGTCACCCAACCTCCTCCgccataaaaataacaattttttaagcgTCTTATTTTGACGAGAAGATAAGAACCATTGTTTTATTGCTTACCATTATATGTAATGATTGCAGAATGCTTTCACCTACGAATCGCAAATTAAACACTTTCTCTTGAATACAGTCAAAAgtgtttcatttatttaataattttgaaacattaaCAGCGTAAGTCCTTTACTTTTTAAAGTATGTACGagtatcatatatgtatacgattATTAATTGCCTAACTGCAATTTTTCCCCGTACTGAATTTAAAATTACCTAAGCCACAAGTACTTCTCATATAAAATAGCGCGATCCTAATTTTCCTATTCACATAACCTAAAATCCTaacacttttaaaaaaaatttaaaattttaatctatttttaGTATGGGGCTCAACCTCAACTTATGTAGACCTTCTTACATGTTTTCAAGCAATAGTTCGCTATTATTAATTGTACATGACTAAAACATctaattttaactattttttattatcgttttatctacctttagaattggagattccaagcgaagccagggacttctccacttggtcctttcaacggagtggatgtcttcctcttcatctgcttcccgcagcgggtactgcgtcgaatactttcagagctggagtgttttcatccattcggacagtatgacctagccagcgtagccgttgtcttttaattcgctgaactatgtcaatgtcgtcgtacagctcatcgttccatcgaatgcgatattcgccgtggccaatgtacaaaggaccataaatctttcgcagaacctttctctcgaaaactagcatcgtcgactcatcagttattgtcatcgtccaagcctctgcaccatatagcaggacgggaattatgagcgacttatagagtttggtttttgatcgccgagagaggactttgcttttcaattgcctactaagtccgaagtagcacctgttggcaagagttaacCTGCGTTGTTTtttcaggctgacattgttggtggtgttaatattggttcctaaatagacgaaattatctacaacttcaaagttatgactgtcaaaaggccgatgatatcaatatcatcggcatacgccagcagctgtatactcttataaaagattgtacctgctcgattaagttctgcagctcgaataattttctccagcagcagattgaagaagtcgcacgatagggagtcgccttgtctgaaacctcgtttggtatcgaacgcctCGGCGAGATCCTTACCGATCCTGTCAGAGCTTTTGGTGtcgttcaacgtcagtttacacagccgtattagttttgcggagataccaaattcagacatcccGGCATAGAAGCAGCTCCTTTTGgtgctgtcgaaagcaactttgaaatcgacgaagaggtggtgtgtgtcgatacTCCTTTcaagggtcttttccaagatttggcgcatggtgaatatctggtcggttgtggatttgccaggtctaaaaccacaatgacaaggtccaatcagtttgttgaaggTGTTCTTTAATCTCTCACATAATACTCTCGACAGAGTCCTATATGTGAGGTTTAGGAGACttttcccacggtagttggcgcagattttggGGTCTCCATTTCTGTTGATTGGTCAaagcacatttaaattccaatcgttgggtgTGCTTCAGTCCGACCATATTTGATAAAGAAGCGCttcatcagttcttcgccgccgtgtttgaaaagctcggtcggcaatccaccggtccccgccgctttgttgttcttcaggcgggtaatcgCGTTCACCATCTCCTTATTCTGCTTTCACTGCCaactccaagcgctcataaa
This region includes:
- the LOC105221883 gene encoding cytochrome c oxidase subunit 4 isoform 1, mitochondrial — protein: MQSSQHPLERLASRFGVRLTMCRQTHSDQVMERIGKREIVGYGWNGSPCYHDRLDYPMPAIRFREPDPEICALREKETGDWRKLSIDEKKQLYRYSFRKTFAEMKAPTSDWKFSLGAALIAVSIGIWLSQSYAHGIYPEYPETFDEKRRSAQLKRMIALEVNPVTGLASKWDYEKDRWK